The following is a genomic window from Thermoanaerobaculia bacterium.
GGTCGAGTCCTCGACCAGCATGAAAGCGGTGGGTGCTGCGCCTCCTGCCGCTTCCGTCAATAGTTCCGGGTAGCCTTCGCCGAGCAAGTAGACTCCCCCGGCTCCGAGAGCGCCGAGGTTGCCGTCGACCGTGCTGCGCTGAAGCGTGATGGAACCGGCGGAGTCACCATAGATCCCGCCGCCCGCCTCCGCGGACTCGCAGGCGGTGATCCGGCTGTCGACGACTTCGAGGTGGTCCCCGGTGCGCACCGTGATGCAACCGCCACCGATCGGATTCAGTCCGTTGCGGACGGTCATCCGCTCGACCCGGAGCGTGCGGCCGTTGGGCGCACCGTTGAAGAACAGCATCCGGTGATTCGCACCGTTGAGGGTGAGCGCGCCGGTCGCCGGTCCGGAGAGGGTCAGTGAGCGCGTGATCGTCGGCAGGTCCGAGGCGAGGACGATCGTGCCGGTGAGGTCGATGCGTACTCGGTCTGAACCGCTGCCGGCCGGGCATCCAGAGTAGGCCAGGTCGGTGTTCGCGGCCCGGATCGCTTCGCGAAGCGAGCACTGGCCATCGTCGACTTCGGTATCGGTGAGTGTGTCGACAGCGATCGTCGCCGCGCTCAGCGGCGTCGCAATCCCTCCCGCGCCCAGGGACGCGCAGAGACCGCTGGCCACGACGACGGCGCCGACGCGGGCCAGTTTCGGGAGCCATGACGCCAGTGTTTGCAGACGATGGGTTCGAGACATGAAGGCCTCCTCACCTGGATTCGCGCCAAGCGAACGTCCATCTGGACATCGACGCCGCTTCGCCTCACGCCGGGCACGCGGTTAGACTTCCTGCATCCAGGGAGGCACGATGAGCGACGCCAAGTGGGTGGATCTCGGACCGGTGGCTGCGTTGAAGGATCGCCCGGTGCGGGCGCTGACGATCGATCGCACGCGCATCGCGCTCACTTTCAAGGACGGCAAGTTCGGCGCGATCTCCGGCATCTGCAACCATGTCGGAGGGCCATTGGGCGACGGAACCATCGCCGGCGATTACGTCGTCTGCCCCTGGCACGGCTGGAAGTTCCATTGCACGACCGGAGAAGGGGAGCCGGGCTTCGAGGCCGACCAGGTGCCCTCTTACGAGGTCGAAGAGCGCGATGGGCACCTGTTCGTGAACCTCGAAGCGGTTTCGAAGCGGGGCCGGCTGCCGCACGAGCCGCACCCTCTCGCGCGCAAGCCCGAACGTGCGCCGGGACCGATCCGGGTGGTCGGCATCTCGACGACGGTGATGAATCGGGATCTGCCGCGCTTTTCGACTTCGGACGAGCTGCTCGCCGCGGCGCTCGGGCACTCCGGCGAGGCGCTCGACTGCGAGCATCGGATGATCAAGCTGAACGATCTCTCCTTCCGCTCCTGCGAGGGCTACTACTCGAAGAGCGCCCGGGCCTGCACCTGGCCGTGCTCGATCACCCAGATGGACGCCGAAGACCAGCTCGACCGGGTCTACGAGGCGATCGTGCATTGGGCGGACGTCATCCTGGTGGCCACTCCGATCCGCTGGGGCGCGGCGTCCGCGCTCTACTACAAGATGGTCGAACGCATGAACTGCATTCAGAACCAGATCACCCTGCACAATCGCGTACTGCTCAAGAACAAGGTCGCCGGTTTCATCATCACCGGCGGCCAGGACAACGTGCAGGCGGTCGCCGGCCAGATGCTCGGCTTCTTCGCCGAGATCGGCTGCGTGTTTCCGCAGTACCCCTTCATCGCCCATTCGCGCGGCTGGGACGCCGAGGACATGGAGAGAAACGTCGCCTCGGTGCGTGACTCGCCCGACCTGCACGAAGCGGCGCGCGCGCTCGCGGCGCGCGCGGTCGACATGTCGCGTATCCTCACCGCGTCGTCGATCGAGGATCGGAGGCTCCTGCGCGGCGGCCGGAAGGCGTTCGGC
Proteins encoded in this region:
- a CDS encoding NAD(P)H-dependent oxidoreductase, whose product is MSDAKWVDLGPVAALKDRPVRALTIDRTRIALTFKDGKFGAISGICNHVGGPLGDGTIAGDYVVCPWHGWKFHCTTGEGEPGFEADQVPSYEVEERDGHLFVNLEAVSKRGRLPHEPHPLARKPERAPGPIRVVGISTTVMNRDLPRFSTSDELLAAALGHSGEALDCEHRMIKLNDLSFRSCEGYYSKSARACTWPCSITQMDAEDQLDRVYEAIVHWADVILVATPIRWGAASALYYKMVERMNCIQNQITLHNRVLLKNKVAGFIITGGQDNVQAVAGQMLGFFAEIGCVFPQYPFIAHSRGWDAEDMERNVASVRDSPDLHEAARALAARAVDMSRILTASSIEDRRLLRGGRKAFGPDRLQGLHDPNG